In one Synergistaceae bacterium genomic region, the following are encoded:
- a CDS encoding helix-turn-helix domain-containing protein produces MRSKVLSMNRAYKFRIYPNQEQVIMFAKTFGLS; encoded by the coding sequence TTGAGAAGCAAGGTATTAAGCATGAATAGGGCATATAAATTCAGAATATATCCTAATCAAGAGCAAGTAATAATGTTTGCTAAAACGTTCGGGCTTTCCTAA
- a CDS encoding HAD family hydrolase — MSDSFKSVIFDIDNTLYDFAYCNGLALDKLREYAYKNFAWTAETFNESHLAAQHEIFSQMGYNGSCRSRILRYKKMLERSNLPLFPHAVEMVELYWSTMLENLRPYDEVFDVISTLKSHKIRIGVGSDMTTYIQFKKLEKMNILQFIDFIVTSEEAGEEKPSAKIFQLCLDKAGCSKSECLFVGDDLRKDYEGAKNFGMSALLVNRKNNQLSGDIQQISSLTQILEIIN; from the coding sequence ATGTCGGACTCGTTTAAAAGCGTAATATTTGATATAGATAACACGCTTTATGATTTTGCGTATTGTAACGGGCTTGCTTTAGACAAACTCAGAGAATACGCGTATAAAAATTTTGCTTGGACTGCTGAAACTTTCAACGAGAGTCATTTGGCAGCCCAACATGAAATTTTTTCACAAATGGGATATAACGGAAGCTGCAGGTCTAGAATTTTGCGCTACAAAAAAATGCTTGAACGTTCTAACCTGCCTCTCTTCCCTCACGCTGTTGAAATGGTCGAGCTTTACTGGTCTACAATGCTTGAAAATTTACGGCCCTATGATGAAGTCTTTGATGTAATATCTACTCTTAAATCACATAAAATTAGAATCGGAGTCGGTTCTGATATGACAACTTATATTCAATTTAAGAAACTTGAGAAGATGAATATTTTGCAATTTATAGACTTCATAGTAACAAGTGAAGAGGCCGGCGAAGAGAAGCCATCAGCTAAAATATTTCAATTGTGCCTAGATAAAGCGGGCTGCTCAAAGTCAGAATGTTTATTTGTCGGTGATGATCTGCGAAAAGATTACGAGGGCGCAAAAAATTTCGGTATGAGTGCTTTACTCGTCAACAGGAAAAATAATCAGTTAAGCGGAGATATTCAGCAAATAAGCTCATTAACTCAAATTCTAGAAATAATTAATTAA
- a CDS encoding PTS sugar transporter subunit IIB, translated as MAKLDGKKLLACCANGAGSSLLMENAIKKVMTRNNIKPAAISHCAVSEGKSAASGYDVVLCAKPFAKTFDGIDTSKTTLITLKNVMSDKEIESALKDAGLLD; from the coding sequence ATGGCAAAACTTGACGGAAAGAAATTATTAGCCTGCTGTGCGAACGGTGCGGGATCTTCTTTACTTATGGAGAACGCGATCAAGAAAGTTATGACGAGGAACAATATTAAACCGGCGGCAATAAGTCATTGTGCAGTCTCTGAGGGTAAAAGCGCGGCATCGGGCTATGATGTAGTACTTTGCGCGAAACCTTTTGCGAAAACTTTTGACGGTATAGACACTTCAAAGACGACTTTAATCACTCTGAAAAATGTCATGTCGGACAAAGAAATCGAGTCAGCCTTAAAAGACGCGGGACTCCTTGATTAA